A window from Roseburia sp. 499 encodes these proteins:
- a CDS encoding TIGR04197 family type VII secretion effector, which produces MSKEIKVSQAAVEANVTAISGTNQYFTGVALTPTDNRTTIVANTKGQAAYAKSQAILESFGDAMEQEIANIRSLGIAFQEKDKLVWEIQEGITNIFK; this is translated from the coding sequence ATGTCTAAAGAAATCAAAGTAAGTCAGGCTGCAGTAGAAGCCAATGTCACAGCCATTTCGGGCACAAATCAGTATTTTACGGGAGTTGCACTAACTCCAACAGATAATCGAACTACAATTGTAGCTAACACTAAGGGACAGGCGGCATATGCGAAGTCTCAAGCCATTTTGGAATCATTTGGAGATGCTATGGAGCAGGAAATAGCAAATATCAGAAGTCTTGGAATCGCATTTCAGGAAAAAGATAAGCTGGTATGGGAAATACAGGAAGGTATTACTAATATATTCAAATAG